The Daucus carota subsp. sativus chromosome 7, DH1 v3.0, whole genome shotgun sequence genome window below encodes:
- the LOC108193445 gene encoding uncharacterized protein LOC108193445 encodes MGALMSRLWFLMFPAKEYKIVVVGLDNAGKTTTLYKLHLGEVVTTHPTIGSNVEELVYKNIRFEVWDLGGQDRLRTSWATYYRGTHAVIAVIDSSDRARISIMKDELFRLLPHDDLQSAVILVYANKQDLKDAMTPAEITDALSLHSIKNHDWHIQACSALTGDGLYDGLGWIAQRVGGKATS; translated from the exons ATGGGGGCACTAATGTCAAGATTATGGTTCTTGATGTTCCCTGCAAAGGAATACAAGATTGTTGTGGTTGGACTTGATAATGCTGGCAAGACTACCACCCTTTATAAATTGCATCTTGGTGAAGTTGTCACTACTCATCCTACCATTGGTAGTAATGTTGAGGAGCTTGTTTATAAGAATATTCGATTCGAG GTATGGGATCTTGGTGGGCAAGATAGACTACGGACATCATGGGCAACATATTACCGTGGTACTCATGCTGTTATTGCCGTAATAGACAGTAGTGACAGAGCTAGGATCTCTATTATGAAAGATGAATTATTCAGGCTGCTGCCACATGATGATCTGCAGAGTGCAGTTATACTAGTCTATGCAAATAAGCAAGATCTTAAGGATGCTATGACCCCTGCAGAAATAACAGATGCCTTGTCTCTTCACAGTATTAAGAACCACGATTGGCACATTCAAGCCTGTTCAGCTCTCACTGGGGATGGGCTCTATGATGGTTTAGGGTGGATTGCCCAGAGAGTTGGTGGGAAAGCTACCAGCTAA